Proteins encoded by one window of Sulfurospirillum barnesii SES-3:
- a CDS encoding RluA family pseudouridine synthase, whose amino-acid sequence MKMEKAYKLLALQEGISNRAAKELIDRGVVYAAGKKVSVARGELLPSTKFKVEKIAPIKVLFEDEYIMAVDKPAFMTSEEVAEIKKLPLLHRLDRETSGVLLLTKDDAFREKAVNAFKKREVQKEYIAIVEGKVVEAVEVNAPILTIKKGNSAYSKISSDGKEAISHIEPLMIEGKRSKVKVKIETGRTHQIRVHLKSIGASILGDTEYGGRPFKRLMLHASKIMLLGYIFQSKEPEDFIKFSE is encoded by the coding sequence ATGAAAATGGAAAAAGCGTATAAATTATTGGCATTGCAAGAGGGAATTTCAAACCGTGCTGCTAAAGAGTTGATTGATAGAGGTGTTGTCTATGCTGCTGGGAAAAAAGTAAGCGTAGCCCGTGGAGAGCTTCTGCCAAGTACAAAGTTTAAAGTAGAAAAAATTGCACCTATTAAGGTTTTATTTGAAGATGAGTATATTATGGCGGTGGATAAACCTGCTTTTATGACATCAGAAGAAGTAGCAGAGATTAAAAAATTGCCACTTTTACACCGATTGGATAGAGAAACCAGTGGTGTATTGCTTTTAACTAAAGATGATGCCTTTCGTGAAAAAGCAGTCAATGCATTTAAAAAGCGTGAGGTTCAAAAAGAGTACATAGCGATTGTTGAGGGAAAAGTGGTTGAAGCTGTTGAGGTTAATGCACCTATTTTAACGATTAAAAAAGGTAATTCTGCTTACAGTAAAATTAGTTCTGATGGGAAAGAAGCTATTAGTCATATAGAGCCTTTGATGATTGAGGGCAAACGTTCTAAAGTAAAAGTAAAAATTGAAACAGGGCGAACACACCAAATTAGAGTACACCTTAAAAGCATTGGCGCTTCTATCTTAGGAGATACAGAATATGGCGGTAGACCGTTTAAGCGTTTAATGCTTCATGCTTCCAAAATTATGCTGTTAGGTTATATTTTTCAGAGTAAAGAACCTGAAGATTTTATTAAATTTAGTGAATAG
- the ffh gene encoding signal recognition particle protein yields the protein MFEVLTDSFRSAINKIRFSDDEKSLKSALENLKKALLKADVHHKIVRDLLRQVEIETKAKGIGQANFLRSLKTQLTEILTVPGKQGFVFASKPPTTVLMVGLQGSGKTTTTVKLANYLTLKQKKVLVVACDLQRLAAVEQLKQLCQANEIDLYFEDNSTHPLGIAKNAMKKAKEGLYDVVLIDTAGRLAIDTELMEQLASIKKEVTPDEIFYVADAMTGQDAVKSAVTFHEKITLSGVILSKFDGDGKGGVALGIAEQTSVPLRFIGVGEKVADLEHFIPERIVNRLMGEGDLETLAEKTSGIISEKQAKAMTQKIKKGQFNFNDFLEQMEQMKKLGSMKSLIGMIPGLSQMAGKLQDVDMENSVEMKRIRAMIGSMTKKEREDPELLNNSRKRRIAEGSGLSQVEVNRFLKQFGNAAKMAKKFSGKKGMQDLQNMLSQNKHAHLR from the coding sequence GTGTTTGAGGTTTTAACCGATTCATTTCGATCTGCTATTAATAAAATTCGTTTCAGTGATGATGAAAAATCTTTAAAAAGTGCCTTAGAAAACCTAAAAAAAGCCCTTCTTAAAGCAGATGTTCACCATAAAATTGTACGAGATTTATTGCGTCAAGTAGAAATAGAAACCAAAGCAAAAGGCATTGGACAAGCCAATTTTTTACGCTCTTTAAAGACACAATTAACAGAAATTTTAACGGTTCCTGGTAAGCAAGGCTTTGTTTTTGCTTCAAAACCACCTACAACGGTGTTGATGGTAGGTTTACAAGGAAGTGGTAAAACAACCACAACGGTTAAGTTAGCTAATTATTTAACACTAAAACAAAAAAAAGTGCTTGTTGTTGCCTGTGATCTTCAGCGTTTGGCAGCGGTAGAACAATTAAAACAGCTGTGTCAAGCAAACGAAATTGATTTGTATTTTGAAGATAATAGTACCCATCCTCTAGGTATTGCTAAAAATGCAATGAAAAAAGCCAAAGAAGGGCTTTATGATGTTGTATTAATTGATACGGCTGGTCGTTTAGCTATTGATACAGAATTGATGGAGCAGCTAGCGTCTATAAAAAAAGAAGTCACACCTGATGAGATTTTTTATGTAGCAGACGCTATGACGGGTCAAGATGCGGTTAAGAGTGCGGTAACCTTTCATGAAAAAATCACCTTAAGTGGTGTTATTTTAAGCAAATTTGATGGCGATGGTAAGGGTGGTGTTGCTCTTGGTATTGCAGAGCAAACAAGTGTTCCACTTCGATTTATCGGTGTGGGTGAAAAAGTTGCGGATTTAGAGCATTTTATCCCTGAGCGTATTGTCAATCGTTTGATGGGTGAGGGTGACCTTGAGACTTTGGCTGAAAAGACCAGTGGTATCATTAGTGAAAAACAAGCCAAAGCGATGACCCAAAAGATTAAAAAGGGTCAGTTTAACTTTAATGACTTTTTAGAACAAATGGAGCAGATGAAAAAGCTTGGAAGTATGAAATCACTCATTGGGATGATCCCAGGATTGTCTCAAATGGCGGGAAAGCTTCAAGACGTTGATATGGAAAATTCGGTTGAAATGAAGCGAATCCGTGCGATGATAGGTTCCATGACTAAAAAAGAGAGAGAAGATCCAGAGCTTTTAAATAACAGTCGAAAAAGAAGAATTGCTGAGGGTTCAGGACTTTCACAAGTGGAAGTCAATCGCTTTTTAAAACAATTTGGAAATGCCGCAAAAATGGCAAAAAAATTCTCAGGCAAAAAGGGAATGCAAGATTTGCAAAACATGCTTTCTCAAAATAAACACGCACACCTTCGTTAA
- a CDS encoding damage-control phosphatase ARMT1 family protein has protein sequence MKIEERCLSCIYDQSKRVCELLHVNIEKAHAIDLLAKEMIEHFDMHQTPPYNAAPLYEAMADVLGVEDLYQVFKKDSSQKAKAFIPLCLSHLEKAEDTFLIATKTAVAGNVIDLAAVMLYDLEEELEKIYHTPFAIDDVATLKQRLASAQTLVYLADNAGEEIFDKLYIETIKKLYPDIVVYYFVRGRPIINDLTYQDAKDSGMDDVAILVDSGVPTPGLVLELMHDEARAIFDNAGCIIAKGMGNYECLGETKGFPLFFLFKVKCSVVANAVGATLGDIVCKASHA, from the coding sequence ATGAAAATTGAAGAGCGCTGTTTGTCATGTATTTATGATCAAAGTAAGCGAGTGTGTGAACTTTTACATGTAAACATTGAAAAAGCACATGCGATTGATCTGCTAGCAAAAGAGATGATTGAACACTTTGATATGCACCAAACGCCCCCATACAATGCTGCTCCTCTTTACGAAGCGATGGCAGACGTTTTGGGTGTAGAGGATTTGTATCAAGTGTTTAAAAAAGACTCTTCTCAAAAAGCAAAAGCGTTTATTCCACTTTGTCTTTCTCACCTTGAAAAAGCAGAGGATACTTTTCTTATTGCTACAAAAACTGCTGTAGCTGGCAATGTCATTGATTTAGCTGCTGTCATGCTGTATGATTTAGAAGAAGAGTTAGAAAAGATTTATCACACCCCTTTTGCCATTGATGATGTAGCGACATTGAAGCAAAGGCTCGCTTCTGCACAAACATTAGTTTATTTAGCCGATAACGCAGGAGAAGAAATTTTTGATAAGCTTTATATTGAGACGATTAAGAAGCTTTATCCTGATATAGTGGTCTACTATTTTGTAAGAGGTCGGCCTATTATTAATGATCTCACGTATCAAGATGCTAAAGATTCTGGTATGGATGATGTTGCAATACTCGTAGACAGTGGTGTTCCAACTCCTGGGCTTGTTTTGGAGCTTATGCACGATGAAGCAAGGGCTATTTTTGATAATGCTGGGTGTATTATTGCTAAAGGCATGGGAAACTATGAATGTTTGGGAGAGACAAAAGGCTTTCCTTTGTTTTTTTTATTTAAAGTGAAATGTTCTGTTGTAGCTAATGCAGTGGGCGCTACATTGGGTGATATTGTGTGTAAAGCATCACATGCTTGA
- a CDS encoding DUF3972 domain-containing protein, translating to MNSWMKIEEFCALVNLDILAVHALIDEGKLLSKEANGECFVEVSRSAHALIPATKGIVVDEAYEGASVSMSSEFVEKTVGAILNLHEKVLDAKEETLDALKGENRFLKEALFSMQELYDEDRKTIETLTKQLELLQDELEFTKRKYKMMWNKAVESYTPSAE from the coding sequence ATGAACAGTTGGATGAAAATTGAAGAGTTTTGTGCTTTAGTCAATTTAGACATATTGGCTGTTCATGCGTTAATTGATGAGGGTAAACTTCTTTCAAAAGAGGCAAATGGGGAGTGTTTTGTAGAGGTAAGTCGTAGTGCTCACGCTTTGATCCCTGCTACTAAAGGCATTGTCGTGGATGAGGCGTACGAGGGAGCATCGGTTAGCATGAGTTCAGAGTTTGTTGAAAAAACGGTGGGTGCCATTTTAAATTTGCACGAAAAAGTTTTGGATGCAAAAGAAGAGACGCTAGATGCTCTTAAAGGGGAAAACCGTTTTTTAAAAGAGGCGCTTTTTTCCATGCAAGAGCTTTACGATGAAGATAGAAAAACCATCGAAACACTGACAAAGCAACTTGAATTACTGCAAGATGAACTTGAATTTACCAAACGAAAATATAAAATGATGTGGAATAAGGCGGTGGAAAGTTATACGCCATCTGCTGAATAA
- the glyQ gene encoding glycine--tRNA ligase subunit alpha yields MLTFSQMLLNLQTFWQEQGCTIVQPYDMPSGAGTFHNATFLRSLSSKPWATAYVAPSRRPTDGRYGENPNRLGSYYQFQVLIKPSPDNIQELYLKSLEMLGLDIKKHDIRFVEDNWESPTLGAWGLGWEVWLDGMEVTQFTYFQQVGGIPCNPVSVEITYGVERLAMYLQEKESVFDLVWNENKFGVITYGDVHKQSEYEFSRYNFEVADVAMLFAQFENASLECKRCLDENLPLPAYDYCLMASHTFNVLDARKAISVTQRQNYILKIRELAKGCALKYKEIVG; encoded by the coding sequence GTGTTAACATTTAGTCAAATGCTTTTAAATCTTCAAACATTTTGGCAAGAACAAGGCTGTACCATTGTTCAGCCTTACGATATGCCTTCAGGCGCAGGAACCTTTCATAATGCAACATTTTTAAGAAGCCTAAGTTCTAAACCATGGGCAACAGCGTATGTGGCGCCAAGTCGCAGACCCACCGATGGACGTTATGGTGAAAACCCAAACCGTTTGGGGAGCTACTATCAATTTCAGGTTTTAATTAAACCCAGCCCTGATAATATTCAAGAGCTTTATCTAAAAAGCCTTGAGATGTTGGGACTTGATATTAAAAAACATGATATTCGTTTTGTGGAAGATAACTGGGAATCACCAACACTGGGTGCATGGGGACTTGGTTGGGAAGTGTGGTTGGATGGTATGGAAGTAACCCAGTTTACGTACTTTCAACAAGTAGGCGGTATTCCTTGCAATCCTGTATCGGTTGAAATTACCTATGGTGTGGAACGTCTTGCGATGTATTTACAAGAAAAAGAGTCAGTCTTTGATTTGGTCTGGAATGAAAACAAATTTGGCGTCATAACGTACGGGGATGTACACAAACAAAGTGAATACGAGTTTAGCCGTTATAACTTTGAAGTCGCCGATGTTGCAATGCTTTTTGCTCAATTTGAAAATGCAAGTCTTGAGTGCAAGCGTTGTTTGGATGAAAATTTGCCTTTGCCTGCGTATGATTATTGTCTCATGGCATCGCATACCTTTAATGTTTTGGACGCACGAAAAGCCATTTCGGTGACACAACGTCAAAATTACATCTTAAAAATCAGAGAACTTGCCAAAGGGTGTGCGTTAAAATATAAGGAAATCGTAGGTTAA
- the waaA gene encoding lipid IV(A) 3-deoxy-D-manno-octulosonic acid transferase codes for MHFFYYSVATLLYLLALPLLLYLRFKTKYQKSIPARFFLKDNVPFCEKEGIWFHACSFGEVRSLSPFIQKVANPSDVRISVITQTGFEEAQKYTHAQVRYLPFEIFLSFWIKKQKTLIVMEAELWPMLFCVAKAKGMKTVLLNARISDHSYASYQRFAWVYRWIFSYIDVVLAQSDVDGKRLTSLGAKEVYVSGNIKTFQDYRPTKHYSKMNTRRIVILASTHEGEEELILLHIKLQPDDQLIVVPRHPERFERVDTLLNTFAFKEGKRYTRLSLDTSMEKDILLCDKMGELVNLYAIADVVILGGSFRDGIGGHNPLEPAYFGVKLISGEFIFNQKVLFESVENAITCKVEDLGNVFDRIEESPNSAITHRGDIAPLVDKLLGNENGKSV; via the coding sequence TTGCATTTTTTTTATTATAGTGTGGCAACGCTGTTGTATCTTTTGGCGTTGCCTCTTTTACTCTACCTTCGCTTTAAAACAAAGTATCAAAAATCTATTCCCGCTCGTTTTTTTCTGAAAGATAATGTACCGTTTTGCGAAAAAGAAGGCATTTGGTTTCATGCATGTTCTTTTGGAGAAGTCCGTTCGTTAAGCCCTTTTATCCAAAAAGTTGCTAATCCCTCAGATGTTCGCATTAGTGTGATTACACAAACAGGTTTTGAAGAGGCACAAAAGTACACGCATGCACAAGTACGTTATTTACCTTTTGAGATTTTTCTTTCTTTTTGGATAAAAAAGCAAAAAACGCTTATTGTTATGGAAGCAGAGTTGTGGCCAATGCTCTTTTGTGTCGCTAAGGCGAAGGGAATGAAAACAGTTTTACTCAATGCGCGTATTTCTGATCACTCTTACGCATCGTATCAGCGTTTTGCGTGGGTGTATCGTTGGATATTTTCTTATATAGATGTGGTGCTTGCGCAAAGCGATGTGGATGGCAAACGTTTAACCTCATTAGGCGCTAAAGAGGTTTATGTTTCAGGCAATATTAAAACATTTCAAGATTATCGACCAACCAAGCACTATTCTAAAATGAATACAAGGCGTATCGTTATTTTGGCAAGCACGCATGAGGGTGAAGAAGAGCTGATTTTGTTGCACATTAAACTACAGCCTGATGACCAGCTTATTGTTGTCCCAAGGCATCCTGAACGTTTTGAACGTGTTGATACGCTGTTGAATACTTTTGCTTTTAAAGAGGGTAAACGTTATACAAGATTATCATTAGATACTTCTATGGAAAAAGACATTCTCTTGTGTGATAAAATGGGAGAGTTAGTTAATCTTTATGCCATTGCGGATGTGGTGATTTTAGGAGGCTCTTTTAGAGATGGCATTGGTGGTCATAACCCACTAGAACCTGCTTATTTTGGTGTTAAACTCATCAGTGGAGAGTTTATTTTTAATCAAAAAGTATTGTTTGAATCTGTAGAAAATGCCATTACATGTAAAGTGGAAGATTTAGGAAATGTTTTTGATCGTATTGAGGAGTCTCCCAACAGTGCGATTACTCATCGTGGTGACATAGCGCCACTTGTGGATAAATTATTAGGAAATGAAAATGGAAAAAGCGTATAA
- the rpsP gene encoding 30S ribosomal protein S16 has product MATVVRLTRMGRNKAPFYRIVVTDSRKKRDGGSIETIGYYNPLSNPQTIKFDAERLAYWKSVGAKLSDRVAKITGK; this is encoded by the coding sequence ATGGCAACAGTTGTAAGATTAACACGTATGGGTAGAAATAAAGCACCGTTTTACAGAATTGTCGTAACAGACAGCAGAAAAAAACGTGATGGTGGATCAATTGAGACAATTGGTTATTACAATCCCCTAAGCAATCCTCAAACCATCAAATTTGATGCGGAAAGACTTGCGTATTGGAAAAGTGTTGGCGCAAAGCTAAGTGACAGGGTTGCAAAAATCACTGGTAAATAA
- a CDS encoding zinc ribbon domain-containing protein, which translates to MNKYLEQLIALSKLDKEIDDFAPRIAKVEKMLKLSLDKERELKLQVETFAADIADAKLKKGKNEAHLAELSAKLKDISKKSALVKTAKEIKALQLEEEISKEQCDFANDEINRLDKIIGLKQTNITTLEEKIAEASSESESIKTSIDSQIQAIEEERKGVYQAKEELLSDMSQKILTFYEKIRKWAGNSTVVPVKKQACYGCFMRINDKTYAGVMKQDDIVTCPHCGRILYKEIEEAKA; encoded by the coding sequence ATGAATAAGTATTTAGAACAGTTAATTGCGCTTTCCAAGTTAGATAAAGAGATTGATGATTTTGCACCCCGCATTGCCAAAGTTGAGAAAATGTTAAAACTTTCTTTGGATAAAGAAAGAGAGTTAAAGCTTCAAGTTGAGACCTTTGCTGCAGATATTGCTGATGCAAAGCTTAAAAAAGGCAAAAATGAGGCACATCTTGCTGAATTATCTGCGAAACTTAAAGATATTAGTAAAAAAAGTGCGTTAGTTAAGACTGCCAAAGAGATTAAAGCGCTTCAACTTGAAGAGGAAATTTCGAAAGAGCAATGTGATTTTGCCAACGATGAGATTAACCGTTTAGACAAAATTATTGGATTAAAACAGACTAACATCACAACACTTGAAGAAAAAATTGCAGAAGCCAGTAGCGAATCTGAATCTATTAAAACATCCATTGATTCACAAATTCAAGCCATTGAAGAAGAGCGTAAGGGTGTCTATCAGGCTAAAGAAGAATTACTTTCAGATATGAGTCAAAAAATCTTAACTTTTTATGAGAAAATTAGAAAATGGGCAGGAAATTCAACCGTCGTTCCTGTGAAAAAACAGGCGTGTTATGGTTGTTTTATGCGTATTAATGACAAAACCTATGCAGGTGTTATGAAGCAAGATGATATTGTAACGTGCCCGCATTGTGGACGTATTCTATACAAAGAGATTGAGGAAGCTAAGGCGTAA
- the trmD gene encoding tRNA (guanosine(37)-N1)-methyltransferase TrmD — protein MRFSYVTLFEGLIASYFEDSILKRAIAKGLLEVSFVNPRMYTKNKHGKVDDYQASGGAGLVLFAQPLFDALRHIKKESPQAYIIFPTPAGKLFTQNDAKRLSHKEHLVFVSGRYEGIDERVIETFADELFCIGDYVLTGGELPSLVMSDAISRNIKGVLGNEDSLAVESFESPLLEAPCFSKPPIYENKSVPSEFLKGNHAKITGLKNQMSESKTKYFRPDLFSRFCVKH, from the coding sequence ATGCGGTTTTCGTATGTTACCCTTTTTGAGGGGCTTATTGCTTCTTATTTTGAAGACTCTATTTTAAAACGTGCCATTGCAAAAGGGCTTTTAGAGGTTTCTTTTGTAAATCCTAGGATGTATACGAAAAATAAACATGGTAAGGTAGATGACTATCAAGCCAGCGGTGGTGCAGGACTTGTTCTTTTTGCACAACCTTTATTTGATGCCCTTAGGCATATTAAAAAAGAATCTCCGCAGGCATACATTATTTTCCCAACGCCAGCAGGAAAGCTTTTTACACAAAATGATGCTAAAAGGCTTTCACATAAAGAGCATTTAGTCTTTGTGAGTGGGCGGTATGAAGGAATTGATGAACGTGTTATTGAGACGTTTGCCGATGAGCTTTTTTGCATTGGTGATTATGTTTTAACGGGAGGGGAGCTTCCGAGTCTGGTGATGAGTGATGCGATTAGTCGTAACATTAAAGGTGTTTTGGGAAATGAAGACTCTTTAGCAGTAGAGAGTTTTGAAAGTCCTCTTTTAGAGGCACCGTGTTTTTCAAAACCGCCGATTTATGAAAATAAATCTGTGCCCTCAGAGTTTTTAAAGGGAAATCACGCTAAAATTACAGGCTTAAAAAATCAAATGTCTGAATCAAAAACAAAATATTTCAGACCCGATCTGTTTTCACGCTTTTGCGTGAAGCATTAG
- the rplS gene encoding 50S ribosomal protein L19 — MRNKYIDAFEAGQIAQKNVPAFRAGDTLRVAVKIVEGDKQRVQNFEGVCIARRGTGTGETFMVRKIGANSVGVERIFPIYSDSIDEIVVLRRGVVRRAKLFYLRDRRGKAAKIRELRK, encoded by the coding sequence ATGAGAAATAAATATATTGACGCTTTTGAAGCAGGACAAATTGCACAAAAAAATGTTCCAGCTTTTAGAGCAGGTGATACGCTTAGAGTGGCTGTAAAAATTGTTGAAGGCGATAAACAACGTGTTCAAAATTTTGAGGGTGTTTGTATTGCTAGACGAGGAACTGGTACTGGCGAGACATTTATGGTCAGAAAAATTGGTGCGAACAGTGTTGGTGTAGAGAGAATCTTCCCAATTTATTCTGATAGCATTGATGAGATTGTTGTTCTTAGACGTGGTGTTGTAAGACGTGCAAAACTCTTCTATCTTAGAGACAGACGTGGTAAAGCTGCAAAAATTAGAGAACTTAGAAAATAA
- the purE gene encoding 5-(carboxyamino)imidazole ribonucleotide mutase, whose protein sequence is MKFVSILMGSKSDYSVMEECAKTLEKFGVLHEVVVSSAHRSPERTHQYVKNAEAKGAKVFIAAAGMAAHLAGVVASLTTKPVIGVPMKGGVMEGMDALLSTAQMPGGMPVGTVAIGSAGAVNSAYLAMQILAIEDEELAAKLKEDRILKAKKVETDSMGIEIIL, encoded by the coding sequence ATGAAGTTCGTTTCTATTCTCATGGGAAGCAAAAGTGATTATTCCGTGATGGAGGAGTGTGCAAAAACCCTTGAAAAATTTGGTGTTTTACATGAAGTTGTCGTTTCTTCAGCACATAGAAGTCCAGAGAGAACCCATCAATATGTCAAAAATGCAGAAGCCAAAGGCGCTAAAGTCTTTATTGCAGCAGCAGGTATGGCAGCACATTTAGCGGGTGTTGTTGCATCACTTACGACTAAACCTGTTATTGGCGTGCCGATGAAAGGTGGTGTGATGGAAGGAATGGACGCTCTTTTAAGCACAGCGCAAATGCCAGGAGGTATGCCTGTTGGAACGGTGGCTATTGGCTCTGCAGGAGCAGTAAATAGTGCGTATTTAGCCATGCAAATTTTAGCCATTGAAGATGAAGAACTTGCCGCCAAACTAAAAGAAGACCGTATTTTAAAAGCTAAAAAAGTGGAAACGGACTCAATGGGAATTGAAATTATTCTTTAA
- a CDS encoding Nif3-like dinuclear metal center hexameric protein has protein sequence MRLGEIYDYLDLLSPFETQASWDNSGLLIGSRNDEVERIYLSLDVDSPLLEEVGENALIITHHPLIFSGLKQLDFTKYPAHLIQKMIQKKISLIAMHTNFDLSHLNHYVASKLGFKVLRSEGYVIYCEVNQAFNDFALHVKEVLNLEHIRVTQSGTWIKTCAITTGSGGDLISKIEADCFLSGDFKYHQALEAKENKLSLIDIGHFESECYFPECLALYLKNFPLQAIMSNSKNPFEYR, from the coding sequence ATGCGTTTAGGTGAAATTTATGACTATTTAGATTTACTCAGCCCTTTTGAAACCCAAGCATCGTGGGATAACAGTGGCCTTTTAATAGGCAGCAGAAACGATGAGGTTGAACGTATTTATCTAAGCCTTGATGTGGATAGCCCCCTTTTGGAAGAAGTAGGTGAAAATGCGCTTATTATTACCCATCATCCGCTTATTTTTAGTGGATTAAAACAGCTTGACTTTACAAAGTATCCTGCCCATCTTATTCAGAAGATGATTCAAAAGAAGATTTCACTAATTGCGATGCATACGAACTTTGACCTCTCTCATCTGAATCATTATGTGGCATCTAAATTGGGTTTTAAGGTGTTAAGGAGTGAGGGGTATGTGATTTATTGTGAAGTGAATCAAGCGTTTAATGACTTTGCTTTACATGTAAAAGAGGTTTTAAATCTTGAGCATATACGGGTGACTCAATCAGGCACATGGATTAAAACCTGCGCAATCACGACAGGTTCAGGAGGCGATTTAATCTCCAAAATTGAAGCGGATTGTTTTTTAAGCGGAGATTTTAAATACCATCAAGCTTTAGAGGCAAAAGAAAATAAGCTCTCATTAATTGACATAGGGCACTTTGAATCAGAGTGCTATTTCCCAGAGTGTTTGGCGCTTTATTTGAAAAATTTTCCATTACAAGCTATAATGTCAAATTCGAAAAATCCGTTTGAGTATAGGTAG
- a CDS encoding KH domain-containing protein, with the protein MIEKFLEEFAKLLVDNPAGVRVERSDVDGTFCEVVIYADKIDTGKLIGKDGKMINSLKTLISGCKAKDGISYRVTVKANDE; encoded by the coding sequence ATGATTGAAAAATTTCTCGAAGAGTTTGCCAAACTTTTGGTGGACAATCCAGCAGGTGTAAGAGTCGAGAGAAGCGATGTTGATGGAACATTTTGTGAAGTGGTTATTTACGCCGATAAAATTGATACGGGTAAATTAATTGGAAAAGACGGCAAAATGATTAATTCGCTTAAAACGCTTATTTCTGGATGTAAGGCAAAAGATGGCATCTCGTATCGAGTGACCGTTAAAGCCAACGATGAATAA
- the rimM gene encoding ribosome maturation factor RimM (Essential for efficient processing of 16S rRNA) gives MNNQSSLIEVAKIGRLVGLKGELKLYLECDFPEQFKKGKTFTTQKGEVLEVFSYNHARGLISFVGFQEREVAAKLVNSILYTSQENSMKECALKEGEFFWFDLIGASVIDEDLVCLGVVDEIERIGVTDYLVVKTEAALLEKGLAKLFYVPYIERYVISFDKENKRVYVKDGLGILENS, from the coding sequence ATGAATAATCAATCTTCCCTGATAGAAGTCGCCAAAATTGGGCGACTTGTGGGTTTAAAAGGTGAGCTCAAGCTCTACTTGGAATGTGATTTTCCTGAACAATTTAAAAAAGGTAAGACATTCACCACTCAAAAAGGTGAAGTTCTTGAGGTTTTTTCATACAATCATGCCCGTGGGCTTATCTCTTTTGTAGGCTTTCAAGAAAGAGAAGTGGCCGCAAAACTTGTCAATTCCATTTTGTACACATCGCAAGAGAATTCCATGAAAGAGTGCGCTCTCAAAGAAGGCGAATTTTTCTGGTTTGATTTAATCGGCGCATCTGTGATAGATGAGGATTTGGTATGTTTGGGTGTTGTAGATGAAATTGAACGCATTGGGGTTACGGATTATCTTGTGGTAAAAACGGAAGCTGCTTTACTGGAAAAAGGTTTGGCAAAACTCTTTTATGTACCCTATATTGAGCGGTATGTTATTTCGTTTGATAAAGAAAATAAACGTGTGTATGTGAAAGATGGTTTGGGTATTTTGGAGAACTCTTAA